Within the Eucalyptus grandis isolate ANBG69807.140 chromosome 1, ASM1654582v1, whole genome shotgun sequence genome, the region TATAGCTCGGTCGATGACGAGGGTGGTGATGGATCGTTGATGATGGAAGGCTAGGGTTTTGAGGAGGGGGGGAGGGGAGGGATTTTCCCGCGTGGGGCGTGGATTTTCCTGCTCGCTTTCCGTCGTCGCCATTCCACACGCGAGAGGTGGGAAAATTGAGGGAAATCCCAAGGAAAACGCGGAAAGAGGGAGAAAGGAGAGAGTGGGGATTTACAGGTTATTCCGTTGGAATGCTTCAAACTCGTAGGGAACGGGCGACAAGACGCGTTCCCTCATTATCCTGATCTCTCCTTTTTATTATCCATCGTTAATTAAATCGCGGTTTCGGGTGGGGTCCTCCCGGGGGCGTTGGACGGCTGAGATCTTGCCGCCCCCGTGATTTTGACGGTCTCCGCGTGTCTGTTCCCATTTTAGTGCCGCTTTGAGACCGGCAAATGCGGAGAAGGTGGCGCGCTTTGGGTTCGAGTGGTGGGGGCGGTGGATTTCTAGGCCGGCCCGTGCCGGCAGATTTCAAGCACCTTTAATTAgacgttttcctttttttttttttttttttttttttttttttttttgtcacgaTTTCGAGAGATTGTTTATAACTCTATGGTTTCGTTTCGTGGGTAATACGCTCCTTATCATGCGTCTATTTTGCTAGCCATATTTCTTGTGTCTTAGCATGCGGGAAGGATTATTAAGAAATTCTACAGGTGGAGAGAAATTACTCGATGTAAAAGAACATATTAATCCTAATTGCTAAGTAATGTGGGATGTTTCACCACCCTCGCTCGCATGCAAATTGGATTGGATTATATTGGACTTTTCAAACGCTCTGTATATCCAACATAATATCCAAACACAtaccttattttttttcctttttgttcagaATACACACATTATATTAGAAACTTGTCTTTATCAATGGCGACTTCCTAGTACAAAGGAAACTTCCGACGAAGGCAAACTTATGAATTTGACTCTAAATGACATCAATCTCCCAAGTTGACATTTCTATATGCATTATTCCTTGCACTAAATATTCCAAACCCTCCAAGGGTCGACTACTTTCAAGCTCCATTTGTTTTACTCTCCTCGCATGCGAATTGAATtatatttgacttttcaaacgcTTTGTATATCCAACataatacatacatatacattatttttttcatacaCACATCATATTAGAATGTCTTTATCAGCATCGGATTCTCAATTCAAAGGAAACTTCCGACGATGGCAAACTTATCAGTTTGACTCTAAACTTCCGAATGACATCAATCTCCCGAGTGGAAGTTTCTATTCACGCAATCCCTTGCATTGAACCTGCATTGAACCACTCCAAACCCTTCATCTTGAAGGGCCGTAGTCGCCAATACTTTCGATCTCCATTTGTTTCGAGAATCTCCGTCGCGAATTGCCACGTGCCTTTGTTTAAGTCATCGCAGGAATGATGGCCGTGGCCGGACGGGGAAAAGGTCAAAGCGAAGGCCAAATTGGCGTCGTCATCGCCGCCGCTGTTCCCCCACCAAGTTGGACCACGTCGCTCGCCCTCTGACCCCTCAACGATCCGCCACGGGTCCAAGTCAAAGAGCTCCCGAACGCCGCTTCCACGACGCTTACCGTGCGGAAACGGCCCCCTCTCGTAGCCATCAAAATAGATCGCACCTGCCGCGTCATCCTCTGTTTTTCTCCTCGTcttatgatatatattttttttccaaaaagggTCTTTGACCTTATCTTGCGACAACACGTTTCTCATGAACCTTATCTTTAACTCCAATCCACGTAACTTGTTCGCTTGACTTCCCTAGAAATCACCCATTATCCCCGTCAAATCTCGATATTGAATTAACTCCCGAGACAATATAGTCACAATCTTTACTTGAGATGAAGCAGGATCGTGTAGAAGAAGATTACCGGCGGCGATAGAAGTGGGTATCTATAAAAAGAAGATTACATAGCCCCATGTTCAAACACCAATCCTTTGTCGATCAGATTTTTGTTAGGATTAGATGTTCAGAATagcaaaataaaaagtaaaagcgagaaaaaaattgaaacacaaggtttgTCTTTATTTACCCTTAAACTAGATCTATGTCCGGTAAAATTTTTTACTATAATTAATATCTCACACTTCTGTTACAACTCTCGAttataaaagagagagattatatATGTCCAATAACTATTCATGAGTCGAAGTttatattatcaataaaatatgagCTCGAACTATAAAATTGAATGGCGGATCAAGGGCATTGGCCTCGTGACCTTTGCCGGGCAGCCGTGGACCCTTACCCGCTCATCGGGAAGTAAAATCCCTGTATTTTCCTGTCAATGGAGACCATGAACCATATCCACAACAACTATAGGGTGAATTTTGTCCCCTAGTACAAAATTTTCCATCAAGGCTGTTCTGTAGACCATTGTTTTGGCCTGAACGTGATTTGGTCAAAGGCAGGCAAAAATGGAGCAGCACTCATCGACATCATGGGACACCACCACTCACTACGCTTTCCCCAAACAAGACGTGCGTGCGATCAACGACGCTTAAACCCGGAGCTTACTTCGTTAATCCCGATTGGCCGCAGGTGTCGGTctgaagaaaatgtttcactATCTCGAGAGGCTCAATCCAAGGTCCTAATCGCACAACCACTCCGACAGGGACAGCGGAAGGTGAGGCGAAACCGTGTGCGGGCGTGGAAAGTAAACTAATTTCACCATCATCTTGAAGACGACAAAGGGGAAGGAAACTTGTGAGTATGGGGAAAGGACCAATTAAAAGAATGTTCATCTCTTCCACacgtttgaaaagtcaaaggtgATGGGAAAGTCCATAGGAAGATATATGAGGTAATCTTAAGATATATTATCGAGAACAGACCTACCGATAAGACTAAGGAAAAGTCAAGTCCACTTCATTAAAGCAAGAGATCTATATCGAATTCGATCAAACTCGAAATCTAATGATGTATGATCGTACGTGTTGATGAAATTAGAGGTAGGGATCTTTATTTTGATTGGGACTGTCAAAGTTTTTATGCCTAAAATTAGTACTATGAATTGAAGACTTTTAAGATTCATTGGGGCACTTAATTTGGCTTGGGTTGGGCAAATAATGCCCTCACTCAATCTagtgaggccggccctcgttggATTTAGGCAAGGCTTGCCTCGCTAGCGATTAGGAAGGCAAGGGATGACCTCAACTCAATAAGTCAAACCTCACCCTCAGCAAAGCCACCCTTGAAAGCCACAAACAAGGGCTGCCCTCGTTGGTCCAGAGTGAGGCCGGCCCTCACTATatttgggcaagggcttgcaCAACGGCCAACAAGGgtcgccaaaaaaaaagaaagagaaaagataaaaaaattaattcaaaattaaaaggttcataccttgaaaaaccaaaaactggtacacatgtgacaaatttaccaaaaattatttttttaaccataaaaaatcttaaactagtacacctatgataaatttaccccgactaaccataaaaaatcctaaactaatgtatttatgacaaatttatccaaaactaatttattcgatcaccaaaaatctcaaactggtacatttgtaacaaatataccctatgttAAATTAGAAccaaaattgtaaactgtgacaaacagatagtaaaatcctaaattaatatacgagtcaattgtcacgtgtcatttaacttaataatttgacagtaaaatttaacgaaaactaataaatggtaaatttattacaagtgtaccagtttagggtaaatttgtcaaaaaagtactgtctagggtttttggtggttaaaaaaattagttttaggcAAATTTGTTTCATatgtactaatttagggttttttagggtattaatccaaattaaaatggtcatttgacaaaaaaatccaTGATTGGCCGAATCTAagtaacatcgacacgtgacaCAACATGACATAATACAAACACAACGCTATATGCCAACatgttatttctaaaaaaatagagaattataACACGTCGTAATATATTGTACATTAGAcgtatattttcatatatacataataaattatcatttttataattatttttatcaaattaattggattcaaattcacaaataaacaaataataaaaaaaaataacatagaattaatttacactaaaaacattaattcaccatttgttaatattattcattgttttaatttgacacaTTTAACtctattataataatttataaaacttggaggaaaaaaatcaagcaattcACATTATAGACTCTCACGTCAGAATGTattgaaagaaaagaggaaaaaacttGGGAGGTAAATTATGTGTCACAAAAAAtgagagtcaaaagagaagaaaatattagatttttttatttttttattttctcacttattatttttatttttttattttctcacttattatttttatttttttacatatttatattttcacctattatttattaaattttttttaaaattgaccaaatacgTGTCAGAATCACACATCTGAATTTTGAACTCaactattgaaattccaaactCGCGTATCAAATGGTGTCACAAGAGTTAACGAGAGAGTGTCCGATATGTGTTGGAGTATCGACATGGCACGAATACTCTAAAACAATGTTGGTGCTTCCTAAGCCACAATATCTAGTTGGCCGGTGGCCAGAAGCTCAAGCCTTTCTTCGTAACAATTATCCACTTCAATTATCTAAGATTTATATggttacttcaaatttttatttaattttttcttaaaaagaaggaaaaaatttaaatttttctatgGAATCACACAAtcatttaatataataaatacTATTGAAAGCAAGAAGAATTCTTCGAAAGCTTGGTCGTATAACCAATTTTCGAAATTCTTTCAATCTTGTTACTTATTCACCATTTGTTGAAGGATTATGGTACTTTTTATTTACACTTAAGTTCTGTTTGTCtcacgaaaaatgaatcatttagaaaatattttctaaaaaatgattatttacattgcttatagaaataaatgaatggtAATTATCTTATacgatataaataattatttttaaaaaataatttctgaagtATTCATTATTTACGAAACGGATACAGCCTTAAATTCAGTAGTTTGATGATGTAATTGATAAGGATGCGGCGAGGCGAGTTGGGTTAATCATTGAATTTACCGCTACAGTAACAGTCGGTCACTCACCGGGCGACTGGGAAGCCTGAACAGAAGAAGAACCCTAAATCCACAAGATCCCAATTTCCACGGCGGGTCGCGCCTCCATGGCCGACCTTTCTCCGAGCTCGCGACCTCAACAGTAAGCTCTTCTTCCCCTCCGCTTCCATAGATTCCGAAGACGTCCCGGATCGAAAAGGGCCCCACTCGTCTCCTCGGATCGGCTTCCAAATTTCAGTCTTTCGCGCCGTCGATCCGATGTCGTACCTGTCGAATTTGGGGAAGATGATTGCTGCCGTTCGTAGACGGTGCTCTAGGTCTGTTTACTCCGATTTGGGGGTTTCTACTTATCTAGCTCGCCTCGGCGATTCGCTCGAGTGCCGTTTGAATTCGAAGCGCGGCAATGCGAGCCCTGGTTGGAGAAATTGTTCAAAGGGGCTGCGCGATGGTTGCATCGGCAGAGCTAGTTCGATGAAAACTAGGGGTTTTGCCACATCCGACAGCGAGGATGTCGGTCCCGTGTCGATGTCTGATGTTCGCCGGCCGGACGGAGAAGAGGTGGGTTCCGACCCGGTGGAGACGACTTCTCCGGTTTACAGCCAAGCAGATGTTGAAGAAGTTTGTGCGTTGCTGTTAGGATCCGAAGACTGGGATTCGGCTCGAGAGGCTTTGGAGAAGTGCAGTGTGAACTTCACCAGTGCACTCGTGGTCGAGGTCATTTGCAGATGCAAGTTCCGCGGCGGTGCGGCATTGCGCTTCTTCGACTGGGTGGGGAAGCGAGATGGTTACGGTCATAGCTCGGAGGCGTACAACATGGCCATGAAGATCGCCGGAGGTGCTAAGGACTTTGAGTGCATGAGGAGTCTCTTTTATGAGATGAGAAGGAAGGGTTACTCGATAACTCCGGACACATGGACCATCATGATCATGCAGTATGGAAGAACGGGCCTGACGGTGATCGCTTTGGGGATCTTTGAGGAGATGAAGGCGAGCGGTTGTGAGCCGAGCGGAAGTACTTACAAGTACTTGATCATCTCTCTCTGCGGGAGTAAAGGTAGAAAGGTGGATGAGGCCGTGAAGTTGTTTAGGGAGATGATGAAATCCAAGCACGTCCCGGATAAGGAACTCGTTGAAATCTATCTAGGTTGCTTATGTGAAAGTTGCAAGTTATCGGACGCTAGGAAATGTGTGAATTTCCTGCGTGAAGTTGGTTTTTCGACTGCACTGAGTTACTCTCTGTACATTAGAGCACTTTGCCGAGCGGGTAACTTGAAAGAAGCACTAAAATTGCTGGACAATGCCGGAGCGGAGCGAGAGACACTGAATAAGTATGTCTACGGGAGCATCGTCTCTGGGCTACTCAGAAAGGGGAATTTGGAGGCGGCATTGTCTAAAGTGGACGAAATGAAGCAGGTGGGAATCTCTCCTAGTGTTCATGTCTATACGTCATTGGCAGTGCATTATcttaagaagaaggaaattggGAAGGCCGAGGAGGTTCTCGAGATGATGAAAGGCGAGGGCTGCGAACCAACCGTTGTTACTTATTCTGCGTTCATCCGGGGTTACATGGTTGCAGGAAAGGTTGGTGATGCTTGGAGTGTTTTCAACCGAATGAAATCGGATGGGCCTTCGCCTGATTTTAGGACTTATTCGATGTTCATGGATAGTCTGTGTAAAATTGGTAGGTCTGAAGGAGCAATGGGGCTCATATCAGAGATGTTGGGTGACAAGATTGTCCCTAGTAGCATCAATTTCCAAACTGTTTTTCATGGGTTAAACAGGGAAGGAAAGCATGATTTGGCCCGCTTAGTCTGGCAACAGAAGTTAGATTTAGCTAAACAAAGGAAGTCAGTGACATGATTATTCCTATTCTTCTTTGGTGTACataaagagttaaaaaaaaggTTGCGGTTGGAGATCTGAGCAAGTTTGGACTCCATATCATGAGTGAAATTTTTTGATCAAGTACTTGCATGCAGGTAGTAGTGATACTTGCATCAGAGGTGAGATCGATAATTATGATCTTCCGCACGACAAGGAATGGATTTTATTTAAGGATGACATAGATCATTCTCTTGAGATTTCTCCTTTATCCACTACCATTTCTTGTTTTCACTTCTGCTTTATTTAGCTCTCGGTACAGTTCAGGCTGTCCTCTTGATAGCACCAATAATAACTCCTTGTATAACTGCACCTAAAATCGATCGTGAGCAGATGGAATACTCCCAGATAGGCAGTATCCTGCCGAGTTCATTCTTCTCAAAATGAGTGGAATACCAACCACTGTGGTTTGCCATGAATAGATTCCTTGATGCCCACGAAATTCATGGCATGAAAGAGGAATAAGTGCTGAGTTTCAGGACATGGACCTATCCTATGGGTGTTCATTGTGAGATAAAAGAGAGTAATCTCACTGTACAATATCCACCAACTgaatgagaaaagaagaaattaaaaatgaccAGACAAGTTGATGCTTTTCGGTTCCATTAGTCTAAATGCTGCATCTACTCCACATTCTTGGACCCCTGATCAACCACATAAATGATATATATACTCACGAAAGCATCTACTCGCACATtcaatgtttgatttttttttttttttttttacacatttAAGTTTTTTCCCCACCTTCAAGGTTTAAATGAATggaaaaattgtcattttttcctgaagattttctttcctcttccttttcccttcttcgTAGACACTGTTAAATCAATGCTTCACAATTTATTCTATCCACTTCCTCCCCTTCCAACCAGGGGAAGGAATACCATTGTCTTCTCCACCTCCAATTTCTACTCCTACTCTGCAGACCCTTTGATCAGTGTTTCCCTTTTGCTTCATCGCCATGAGCTCACTGTGGTCAATGCAACCGTCCTGTGGCAAAGGATCAGAACCTCATCAGATCCCTTCAACTGCAAGCAACATTTTGATTTAAGCACGTGTTCACTGCATCCTCCATGTAAAAAACCTAAGGAATTTCCAATTTCCCCTAAGGGCAGGGTCACCTTGTGGAAAATTTGATTCCATAGGCCACTTAGATAGCTAAGGCTactgaattatttttttaggacTTGTGGAAAATTACTAAAGATGTTATGATGGTAGAACGGGGAACAAGGACAAAAACAATGCACATGACCTAAAGCAGTAAAGAAACAACAATGCTTGCTAAGTTGGAAGGTGATTCCAAATTGTGGCATTGTAGGCTTGAACACATGAGAAAACAGGGGATGATGGTATTAGCATTAAAGGGAAAATTACCTGATCTGAAATCCATAGATATTAGTCTATTAGCAGATTGTGTTTTAAGCAAATAGAAACATGTTGGTTTTCGGAGATTGGGAGAGAACCAAGTAAAGTAAAATTTTAGTTAGTGCATACAGATGTCTAGGGGCCAGCCCTCGTACATTCCATTGGAGGCTCTAGCTACCACGTCATGTTTACTAACACCTACACTAGAACAATAtggatttattttttgaaaaataaatatgatgtGTTTACTAATATTAAAAGATGGAAATCTGAAGTAGAGAATGAGATTGTCCTAAAAATTAAATGTCTAAGGTTTGACAACGGTGGCGAATATGGCAATGAGGAGTTCAAGCACTTCTGTGTAGAGAATGGAATTAAGATGACAAGAACAGTTCCTGATAGACAACAACTAAACAAAGTTGCAAAAAAGATGAACAGAACTATGAATGAGCATGCAAGAACCATGAGGATGCATGCGGGATCACTTAAGACATTTTGGGTATATGCAGATGATACAGTAGCATCTTTGAGCAACAGAATACCTTCAGTTTCACTTGATTTTAAGCaattagaaaaagaatggaCCATAAAGAAGGTGAATCTTTCACATCAAAAAGCTTTTTGTTGTGTTTCATATGTGCACATAGATTCTAAAAATAGACACAAGCTAAACGCAAAggctagaaaatgttttttcattggatatgattttgattattttgactatgaacaaaatgaaaaaatagaaaaatagtaaaaacaagCAATGTTACATTCAACGAAAATATGTTCTACAAGGAAAGGTCTGTGGTAGAATCTAGAGTGAGGAGATAAATAGATGAGACTAGAGAATTGAATTAGAATGTGTTTCTGAGAGTGTTCTGATTAAGAATCTTAAAACTATTGAtgtattttgattaaaaaaatcagaacaaGAATCACATACATGTAAACCCACTTCAAGAAGATCTAATAGTATATCTACACTTGCATGGAGGTGTTCTCCAACATTACATTATTTGCTTAACAACGATGCTAGCGAACAAGAATACATTTCAAAAGTAATACATGTTAAAGATTCTATTAAATGGGAGAAAACAATATAGAAGAAGTGGGTGTATGGGGTTAAAGAAGAACCTTAAAGATTCTATTAAGTGGTAAGTGAAAGAAGGTACTGTCGAACAAATAGGTGT harbors:
- the LOC104446738 gene encoding putative pentatricopeptide repeat-containing protein At5g06400, mitochondrial; the encoded protein is MSYLSNLGKMIAAVRRRCSRSVYSDLGVSTYLARLGDSLECRLNSKRGNASPGWRNCSKGLRDGCIGRASSMKTRGFATSDSEDVGPVSMSDVRRPDGEEVGSDPVETTSPVYSQADVEEVCALLLGSEDWDSAREALEKCSVNFTSALVVEVICRCKFRGGAALRFFDWVGKRDGYGHSSEAYNMAMKIAGGAKDFECMRSLFYEMRRKGYSITPDTWTIMIMQYGRTGLTVIALGIFEEMKASGCEPSGSTYKYLIISLCGSKGRKVDEAVKLFREMMKSKHVPDKELVEIYLGCLCESCKLSDARKCVNFLREVGFSTALSYSLYIRALCRAGNLKEALKLLDNAGAERETLNKYVYGSIVSGLLRKGNLEAALSKVDEMKQVGISPSVHVYTSLAVHYLKKKEIGKAEEVLEMMKGEGCEPTVVTYSAFIRGYMVAGKVGDAWSVFNRMKSDGPSPDFRTYSMFMDSLCKIGRSEGAMGLISEMLGDKIVPSSINFQTVFHGLNREGKHDLARLVWQQKLDLAKQRKSVT